The following are encoded in a window of Geobacter metallireducens GS-15 genomic DNA:
- a CDS encoding ABC transporter permease has protein sequence MFKGAFSIWKRDMLVLRRSLFSELVAVVASPLTFYLAFGFGLRGYIADVEGVPYTVFMAPGLITMTAVSAAFDESAWSMWFHRKVQRTIEAYRVTPITVYDIVIGKIISGFSQGALKGVAVATVIFLLTGVRFDPAHLAGYLAFIVLGSMVFSCAGTVCGTLLDKPETIGKVQAVVIMPLIFLSGVFFPVSSYPEAMRSAVMLIPTTALFEGSRRALLAGAFDGGLIGILAVTALVAFAATVAIFNRKMAE, from the coding sequence GTGTTCAAGGGTGCCTTCTCCATCTGGAAGCGGGACATGCTGGTGCTCCGCCGCAGCCTCTTCTCTGAGCTCGTGGCGGTGGTGGCGTCCCCCCTCACCTTCTACCTGGCCTTCGGCTTCGGCCTCCGGGGGTACATCGCCGACGTGGAGGGGGTTCCCTACACCGTCTTCATGGCGCCGGGGCTCATCACCATGACCGCCGTGTCGGCCGCCTTCGACGAGAGCGCCTGGAGCATGTGGTTCCACCGCAAGGTGCAGCGCACCATCGAGGCCTACCGGGTCACCCCCATCACGGTCTACGACATCGTCATCGGCAAGATCATCTCCGGCTTCAGCCAGGGGGCCCTCAAGGGGGTGGCGGTGGCCACCGTGATCTTCCTCCTGACCGGGGTCCGGTTCGACCCGGCCCACCTGGCCGGATACCTCGCCTTCATCGTCCTCGGCTCCATGGTCTTTTCCTGCGCCGGCACCGTCTGCGGAACCCTCCTGGACAAGCCCGAGACCATCGGCAAGGTCCAGGCGGTGGTCATCATGCCCCTCATCTTCCTCTCCGGGGTCTTCTTCCCCGTCTCCTCCTATCCCGAGGCCATGCGTTCCGCCGTCATGCTCATCCCCACCACGGCCCTCTTCGAGGGGTCGCGCCGGGCGCTCCTGGCGGGTGCCTTCGACGGAGGGCTCATCGGCATCCTCGCCGTGACCGCCCTGGTCGCCTTTGCCGCCACGGTGGCCATCTTCAACCGGAAGATGGCGGAGTAG
- a CDS encoding radical SAM/SPASM domain-containing protein → MAEEFIPKWVAWETTQKCNLKCVHCRCSSDLTSSEGDFTTEEGKKLLKEIADFSKPVIVLSGGEPLMRKDIFELAEYGTSLGLRMCMATNGALVTDEICQKMRKADIKMVSLSLDGSTAAVHDDFRQCPGAFEGVVRAAEIFRRNGQKFLINSSFTKRNQHDIANTFKLAKSLGATAWYMFMIVPTGRGEEIMNELITKEDYEEILEWHYQQEKLEDEILMRPTCAPHYYRMVPMRAKEEGVKFERRSLTFSTGGGKGCIAAQTICLIDCFGNVKPCSYFHRTAGNVKETPFREIWENSEIFKDLRNFKAYKGKCGECEFLNVCGGCRARADAVHGDYMAEEPFCNYVPIRLQKKA, encoded by the coding sequence ATGGCTGAAGAATTCATACCCAAATGGGTTGCCTGGGAAACCACCCAGAAGTGCAACCTCAAGTGCGTCCACTGCCGCTGTTCCTCTGACCTGACCTCTTCCGAGGGGGATTTCACCACCGAGGAGGGAAAGAAGCTCCTGAAGGAGATCGCTGACTTCTCCAAACCGGTGATCGTCCTCTCCGGCGGCGAGCCCCTCATGCGCAAGGACATCTTCGAGCTGGCCGAGTACGGCACCTCCCTGGGGCTGCGCATGTGCATGGCCACCAACGGCGCCCTGGTCACCGACGAGATCTGCCAGAAGATGCGCAAGGCCGACATCAAGATGGTGTCGCTTTCCCTGGACGGCAGCACCGCCGCGGTCCACGACGACTTCCGCCAGTGCCCCGGCGCCTTCGAAGGGGTAGTGCGGGCCGCGGAGATCTTCCGGCGCAACGGCCAGAAATTCCTCATCAACTCCTCCTTCACCAAGCGCAACCAGCACGACATCGCCAACACCTTCAAGCTGGCCAAGAGCCTCGGCGCCACCGCCTGGTACATGTTCATGATCGTTCCCACGGGGCGCGGCGAGGAGATCATGAACGAGCTCATCACCAAGGAGGACTACGAGGAGATTCTGGAGTGGCACTACCAGCAGGAGAAGCTGGAGGACGAGATCCTCATGCGTCCCACCTGTGCCCCCCACTACTACCGGATGGTCCCCATGCGGGCGAAAGAAGAAGGGGTCAAGTTCGAGCGCCGGTCGCTGACCTTCTCCACCGGCGGCGGCAAGGGGTGCATTGCGGCCCAGACCATCTGCCTCATCGACTGCTTCGGCAACGTGAAACCCTGCTCCTACTTCCACCGCACCGCCGGCAACGTGAAGGAGACCCCCTTCCGGGAGATCTGGGAGAATTCGGAGATCTTCAAGGATCTCAGGAACTTCAAGGCCTACAAGGGGAAGTGCGGCGAGTGCGAGTTTCTCAATGTCTGCGGCGGGTGCCGGGCCAGGGCCGATGCGGTGCATGGGGATTACATGGCGGAAGAGCCGTTCTGTAATTATGTGCCGATACGCCTTCAAAAGAAGGCGTAG
- the hemE gene encoding uroporphyrinogen decarboxylase, translating into MNNRFLDACWGKPVDRTPVWLMRQAGRYLPEYMAVRSKCTFLELCKTPELAAEVTLQPVDILGVDAAILFSDILTPVEPMGLKLDFVPGPVFETPVRTMADVERLRIPNPEEDVPYVLDTIKILRKELAGRVPLIGFGGAPFTLACYMVEGKGSKDWATIKRMMYAAPEVYAALMDKVTMMDMEYLNAQIRAGAQAIQIFDTWGGVLSPTDYEKFVLPYTRKLINGLNRQNTPVIHFVKGAGTMLETVQKAGGDVMGLDWHVNLGKARDVLGPNMAVQGNLDPTVLYAPKEVIEVEVKRVLDENAGRPGHIFNLGHGILPTVPPENAIHMVECVHRLSQK; encoded by the coding sequence ATGAATAATCGTTTTCTCGACGCCTGCTGGGGCAAGCCCGTTGACCGTACCCCCGTGTGGCTCATGCGGCAGGCCGGGCGCTACCTCCCCGAATACATGGCGGTGCGCTCCAAGTGCACCTTCCTGGAGCTTTGCAAGACCCCGGAGCTGGCCGCCGAGGTGACTCTCCAGCCGGTGGATATCCTGGGGGTCGACGCGGCGATCCTCTTTTCCGACATCCTGACGCCGGTGGAGCCCATGGGGCTCAAGCTCGATTTTGTCCCCGGCCCGGTCTTCGAGACCCCGGTCCGGACCATGGCCGACGTGGAGCGGCTCCGGATCCCCAACCCCGAGGAGGATGTCCCCTACGTCCTCGACACCATCAAGATTCTCCGCAAGGAGTTGGCCGGCCGGGTGCCCCTCATCGGCTTCGGCGGCGCCCCGTTCACCCTGGCCTGCTACATGGTGGAGGGGAAGGGGTCCAAGGACTGGGCCACCATCAAGCGGATGATGTACGCCGCCCCCGAGGTCTACGCCGCCCTCATGGATAAGGTGACCATGATGGACATGGAGTACCTGAACGCCCAGATCCGGGCCGGAGCCCAAGCGATCCAGATCTTCGACACCTGGGGCGGGGTCCTCTCCCCCACCGATTACGAGAAATTTGTCCTTCCCTACACCCGGAAGCTCATCAATGGCCTGAACCGCCAGAACACTCCCGTCATCCACTTCGTCAAGGGGGCCGGCACCATGCTGGAGACGGTGCAGAAGGCCGGCGGCGACGTCATGGGGCTCGACTGGCACGTGAACCTGGGGAAAGCCCGGGACGTGCTTGGCCCGAACATGGCCGTCCAGGGGAACCTGGACCCCACGGTCCTCTACGCTCCCAAGGAGGTGATCGAGGTGGAGGTGAAGCGGGTTCTCGACGAGAACGCCGGTCGCCCGGGCCACATCTTCAACCTGGGGCACGGCATCCTCCCCACGGTGCCGCCCGAGAACGCCATCCACATGGTCGAATGCGTGCACCGGCTGTCACAGAAGTAG
- a CDS encoding SlyX family protein produces the protein MNNRITDLEIHVTHLSRTVHELNDVVYRQQQTIDRLEAELKGLREQALAAAPSLVRKPEDEEPPPHY, from the coding sequence ATGAATAATCGCATCACCGACCTGGAGATCCACGTTACCCACCTGTCCCGCACCGTCCACGAGCTGAACGACGTGGTCTACCGCCAGCAGCAGACCATCGATCGGCTGGAGGCGGAGCTGAAGGGGCTCCGGGAGCAGGCTCTGGCCGCGGCCCCGTCCCTGGTGCGAAAGCCGGAGGATGAGGAGCCGCCCCCCCACTACTGA
- a CDS encoding HD domain-containing phosphohydrolase codes for MAIRLALARKFLVAVGITVFVTIGILFFFMYEQAQKAIYDHVDRQSTALLQQVVITRAWISEHEGIYIRQAPGVEPNPYLPGSGITDKEGRDYVFHNPALAIRKLSEYAQRKGLYRFHLSSLKPLNPANKPTPFESEALRQFERRGFTASRDGIAGIVRDGDHAAYQRIIPLVVEKSCLTCHLQQGYKVGEVRGGLSVALPLQDAERQIVKARILFALAGAGIMAMVMGTLYYLLRRMVLAPVAHLHGIAGSLSAGNYTARATLTTGDELENLGTAFNTMTDQIISGYQSALKTLAAAVEARDSYTRGHIDRVARYALGIAREMGLPPETVSRVEMAAILHDIGKIGIPDAILRKESSLTPEELEIMQAHSLKGMEIISTSDFFSSVMNAILYHHEFYDGTGYPSGLKGEEIPLVARIITVADSFDAMTTDRPYRRGMPRETALAEIERWKGSQFDPQVVDAFLRGMKRGGLVAKRGTEKA; via the coding sequence ATGGCTATCAGGCTGGCCCTTGCCCGCAAGTTTCTCGTGGCCGTCGGCATCACGGTCTTCGTAACGATCGGCATTCTTTTCTTCTTCATGTACGAGCAGGCCCAAAAGGCCATCTACGACCACGTGGACCGCCAAAGCACGGCGCTGCTCCAGCAGGTGGTCATCACCCGGGCCTGGATCTCGGAGCATGAGGGGATCTACATCCGCCAGGCCCCCGGGGTGGAGCCGAACCCCTACCTGCCCGGTTCCGGCATCACCGACAAGGAGGGACGGGACTACGTCTTCCACAACCCGGCCCTGGCCATCCGTAAGCTCTCCGAATACGCCCAACGCAAAGGGCTCTACCGCTTCCACCTCTCAAGCCTCAAGCCCTTGAACCCCGCAAACAAGCCGACCCCCTTCGAGTCCGAGGCACTGCGGCAGTTCGAGCGGCGCGGCTTCACCGCCAGCCGCGACGGCATCGCCGGCATCGTGCGGGACGGCGACCATGCCGCCTACCAGCGGATCATCCCCCTGGTGGTGGAGAAGTCATGCCTCACCTGTCACCTGCAGCAGGGATACAAGGTGGGCGAGGTGCGGGGGGGGCTGAGCGTCGCCCTGCCGCTCCAGGATGCGGAGCGGCAGATCGTCAAGGCCCGCATCCTCTTTGCCCTGGCCGGCGCCGGCATCATGGCCATGGTGATGGGAACCCTCTACTACCTCCTGCGCCGGATGGTCCTGGCGCCGGTGGCCCACCTCCACGGCATTGCCGGCAGCCTCAGCGCCGGCAACTACACGGCCCGGGCCACCCTCACCACGGGGGACGAACTGGAGAACCTCGGCACCGCCTTCAACACCATGACCGACCAGATCATCAGCGGCTACCAGTCGGCCCTCAAGACCCTGGCGGCGGCGGTGGAGGCCCGGGACTCCTACACCCGGGGCCACATCGACCGGGTGGCCCGCTACGCCCTCGGCATCGCCCGGGAGATGGGGCTCCCGCCGGAAACCGTCTCCCGGGTGGAGATGGCAGCCATTCTCCACGACATCGGCAAGATCGGCATTCCCGACGCCATTCTCCGCAAGGAGAGCTCCCTCACCCCGGAGGAATTAGAGATCATGCAGGCCCACTCCCTCAAGGGGATGGAGATCATCTCCACCTCCGATTTCTTTTCCTCGGTCATGAACGCCATCCTCTATCACCACGAATTCTACGACGGCACCGGCTACCCCAGCGGCCTCAAGGGGGAGGAGATTCCCCTGGTGGCGCGGATCATCACCGTGGCCGACTCCTTCGACGCCATGACCACCGACCGACCCTACCGCCGGGGGATGCCCCGGGAAACGGCCCTGGCGGAGATTGAGCGGTGGAAGGGGAGCCAGTTCGATCCCCAGGTGGTGGATGCGTTTTTGCGAGGGATGAAGCGGGGGGGCCTTGTCGCGAAGAGAGGAACCGAGAAGGCGTGA
- the hemH gene encoding ferrochelatase: protein MSEKTAVLLLQMGGPDSLDAVEPFLVNLFSDRDIIRIGPAFLQPFIARLIAKKRATPVERKYEEIGGKSPIRELTEAQAKALEEVLGDGYCCFTAMRYWKPTTVEALAAIRREGITRIIALSLYPHYSRATTGSSVNELKRVLAQSGATFDVTYVDRFFDHPRYIEALAEKIKEGLDDFHPLAEVQILFSAHSLPQSFIDEGDPYLSHIEETVRLVMERFEGVTYHLAFQSRAGPVKWLEPSTEEILEYLAAHQVKNLLMVPLSFVSDHIETLHEIDIEYAMLAHRLGYAKFRRSPSLNTSPLFIDCLADLVRKAGM, encoded by the coding sequence ATGTCAGAAAAAACCGCTGTCCTCCTCCTTCAGATGGGGGGGCCCGACTCCCTGGACGCCGTGGAGCCCTTCCTCGTCAACCTCTTTTCCGACCGGGACATCATCCGGATTGGCCCCGCCTTCCTGCAGCCCTTTATCGCCCGGCTCATCGCCAAGAAGCGGGCCACGCCGGTGGAGCGGAAGTATGAGGAGATCGGCGGCAAGTCCCCCATCCGGGAGCTGACCGAGGCCCAGGCGAAGGCCCTGGAGGAGGTTCTGGGGGACGGGTACTGCTGCTTCACGGCCATGCGCTACTGGAAGCCCACCACGGTGGAGGCCCTGGCGGCCATCCGGCGGGAGGGAATCACGCGGATCATCGCCCTCTCCCTCTATCCCCACTACTCCCGGGCCACCACCGGCTCCAGCGTGAACGAGCTGAAGCGGGTCCTGGCCCAATCGGGCGCCACCTTTGACGTCACCTACGTGGATCGCTTCTTTGACCATCCCCGCTACATCGAGGCCCTGGCCGAGAAAATAAAGGAAGGGCTCGACGACTTCCACCCCCTGGCCGAGGTGCAGATCCTCTTTTCGGCCCATTCCCTTCCCCAGTCCTTTATCGACGAAGGTGACCCCTACCTCTCCCATATCGAGGAGACGGTGCGGCTCGTTATGGAGCGGTTCGAGGGGGTCACCTACCACCTGGCCTTCCAGTCCCGGGCCGGGCCGGTCAAGTGGCTGGAGCCCTCCACCGAGGAGATACTGGAGTACCTGGCGGCCCACCAGGTGAAGAACCTCCTCATGGTTCCCCTCTCCTTCGTGTCGGACCACATCGAGACCCTCCACGAGATCGACATCGAGTACGCCATGCTGGCCCACCGGCTGGGGTACGCCAAATTCCGCCGCTCCCCCTCCCTGAACACCTCTCCCCTCTTCATCGACTGCCTGGCGGACCTGGTGCGGAAGGCGGGGATGTGA
- a CDS encoding AAA family ATPase, whose protein sequence is MEQTTIDGIALTLAGPVQLPLKWVGQDELLQQLLAAWMVIDDRDIPFSPRLIGKPGVGKTTLAYAAARRLGRPVYLFQATMDTRPEDLIITPVIGPDGKIQYAASSLVSAMVKGGVLILDEGNRMSEKAWASLAPLLDDRRYVESIITGLRVPAHRDFRIVVTMNEDASTFEVPEYIHSRLQPQIFIDFPEADEELMILKENLPFAPTRILKYVVDFLQRAHAADELYSVRDGINIARYALKMMAATERDAAELLPLAVERVLGDEALRYLA, encoded by the coding sequence ATGGAACAGACAACCATCGACGGAATTGCCCTCACGCTGGCCGGACCGGTCCAGCTTCCCCTGAAGTGGGTCGGCCAGGATGAACTTCTCCAGCAGCTCCTGGCCGCCTGGATGGTCATCGACGACCGGGACATACCCTTCAGTCCTCGCCTCATCGGCAAGCCGGGGGTGGGGAAGACCACCCTCGCCTACGCCGCGGCGCGGCGCCTGGGGCGCCCCGTCTACCTCTTCCAGGCCACCATGGACACCCGCCCCGAGGATCTCATCATCACCCCGGTCATCGGCCCCGACGGGAAGATCCAGTACGCCGCCTCGTCCCTCGTTTCCGCCATGGTGAAGGGAGGGGTCCTCATCCTCGACGAGGGGAACCGGATGAGCGAGAAGGCCTGGGCCTCCCTGGCGCCGCTCCTGGACGACCGGCGTTACGTGGAGTCCATCATCACGGGCCTCAGGGTCCCGGCCCACCGGGACTTCCGGATCGTGGTCACCATGAACGAGGACGCCTCCACCTTCGAGGTCCCCGAGTACATCCACTCCCGGCTCCAGCCCCAGATCTTCATCGACTTCCCCGAGGCCGACGAGGAACTCATGATCCTCAAGGAGAACCTCCCCTTCGCCCCGACCCGGATCCTCAAGTACGTGGTGGATTTCCTCCAGCGGGCCCATGCCGCCGACGAGCTCTACTCGGTCCGCGACGGCATCAACATCGCCCGCTACGCCCTCAAGATGATGGCCGCCACCGAACGGGACGCCGCCGAGCTCCTCCCCCTTGCCGTGGAGCGGGTGCTGGGGGACGAGGCGCTGCGGTATCTGGCGTAA
- a CDS encoding Tll0287-like domain-containing protein: MSWFANLKISTKFNIILSLLLVFVFLAAAFFVYHRERALIDRIAVDNARSIARQIIETRDYISSVVKGEPNENYNLVPQVVATNVAKRLTRGSDYYVRQVSLRYRNPDNRPDPYEEEMLKLFAAKKSTETYRIVRTDKEQSFRYMLSMVAEKSCLECHGRYEDAPPFVRARFPKGHFSYNYQVGEVIGAVSVSIPLADLYREAGTDFRLDLATRGLTFCLIIFVMGFLVRRAIIDPLRQVSASITHVAATGSFGDRIPQRSRDEIGELVAAFNGMMEELDLKTRQRLESEDRYRNVLEMAQSAIVTFLADGKLIITNRRAEDLFGLPKGELLGASIYTFLADGDGVREGISAYLRDGTGGLVGETTSRKIRDIRGRITEVEMALSVSRSDHNPLFTAILREHNQHSVY, encoded by the coding sequence ATGTCCTGGTTTGCCAACCTGAAGATCAGCACGAAGTTCAACATCATCCTGTCGCTCCTTCTGGTGTTCGTCTTCCTGGCGGCGGCCTTCTTCGTCTACCATCGGGAAAGGGCGCTCATCGACCGAATCGCCGTGGACAACGCCCGGAGCATTGCCCGGCAGATCATCGAGACCCGTGACTACATCTCCAGCGTGGTAAAGGGGGAGCCCAACGAGAACTACAACCTGGTTCCCCAGGTGGTGGCCACCAACGTGGCCAAGCGGCTGACCAGGGGGAGCGACTACTATGTGCGGCAGGTTTCGCTCCGGTACCGCAACCCCGACAATCGCCCCGATCCGTACGAGGAAGAGATGCTCAAGCTCTTCGCGGCAAAGAAGAGCACGGAAACCTACCGCATCGTCCGGACCGACAAGGAGCAGAGCTTTCGCTACATGCTCTCGATGGTGGCGGAGAAGAGCTGCCTCGAATGCCACGGCCGCTACGAGGATGCGCCACCCTTTGTCCGGGCCCGCTTCCCCAAGGGGCACTTCTCCTACAACTACCAGGTCGGCGAGGTGATCGGCGCCGTGTCGGTCTCGATCCCCCTGGCCGACCTCTATCGCGAGGCCGGGACCGACTTCAGACTCGATCTGGCCACCCGGGGGCTCACCTTCTGTCTCATCATTTTCGTGATGGGATTCCTTGTCCGGCGCGCCATCATTGACCCGCTCCGGCAGGTTTCCGCCTCCATCACCCATGTCGCTGCCACCGGCAGTTTCGGCGACCGGATTCCCCAGCGCTCCCGGGACGAGATCGGCGAACTCGTGGCCGCCTTCAACGGCATGATGGAGGAGTTGGACCTCAAGACCCGCCAACGGCTAGAGTCCGAGGACCGCTACCGCAATGTCCTGGAGATGGCCCAGTCGGCCATTGTCACCTTCCTGGCCGACGGCAAACTCATCATCACCAATCGTCGCGCTGAGGACCTCTTCGGGCTGCCCAAAGGTGAACTCCTCGGGGCATCGATCTACACCTTCCTGGCCGACGGCGACGGGGTGCGGGAGGGGATCTCGGCATACCTGCGCGACGGGACGGGGGGATTGGTTGGTGAGACGACTTCCCGGAAAATACGGGACATCAGGGGGAGGATAACCGAGGTTGAGATGGCCCTCTCCGTTTCACGGTCGGACCATAATCCCCTCTTTACGGCAATCCTGAGGGAGCACAACCAACACTCGGTCTACTGA
- the aroF gene encoding 3-deoxy-7-phosphoheptulonate synthase, whose translation MLIVMIHKAGPKQIEAVVKAVETMGLTAAPIPGSERTAIGVLGNKGYVDDTTIRDLPGVQEVIHVSKPYKLVSRDFHPRNTIVKVCGISIGEGKRPVVVAGPCAVEGEEQILKTARAVKKAGADLLRGGAFKPRTGPHTFQGMREEGLKLLAKAREATGLPIVTEVMSPDTVGLVAEYADLLQVGARNMQNFELLKELGRIQKPVLLKRGMSATIEEFLAAAEYILAEGNPHVILCERGIRTFETATRNTLDLAVVPLIREMSHLPVMVDPSHATGKRSLVAPMAKAALVAGAHGVLIEVHPEPDKALSDGPQSLTFHGFDLLMEEIRRLNAFLGVDDGGEKAP comes from the coding sequence GTGCTGATCGTCATGATCCACAAGGCTGGTCCGAAACAGATCGAGGCAGTTGTGAAGGCGGTGGAAACCATGGGGCTTACGGCGGCGCCGATTCCGGGGAGCGAGCGGACCGCCATCGGGGTCCTCGGCAACAAAGGGTACGTGGATGACACCACCATCAGGGACCTCCCCGGCGTCCAGGAAGTGATCCACGTCTCCAAGCCCTACAAGCTCGTCTCCCGCGACTTCCATCCCCGCAACACCATCGTGAAGGTCTGTGGCATCTCCATCGGCGAGGGGAAACGGCCGGTGGTGGTGGCCGGCCCCTGCGCGGTGGAAGGGGAGGAGCAGATCCTGAAGACCGCCCGGGCCGTCAAGAAGGCTGGGGCGGATCTTCTCCGTGGAGGGGCGTTCAAGCCCCGCACCGGCCCCCATACCTTCCAGGGAATGCGGGAAGAGGGCCTGAAGCTCCTGGCCAAGGCCCGGGAGGCAACAGGACTTCCCATCGTCACCGAAGTCATGAGTCCCGACACGGTGGGGCTCGTGGCGGAATACGCCGACCTCCTCCAGGTGGGTGCCCGCAACATGCAGAATTTCGAACTCCTCAAGGAGCTTGGCCGCATCCAGAAGCCGGTCCTGCTCAAGCGGGGCATGAGCGCAACCATCGAAGAATTCCTGGCCGCCGCCGAATACATCCTGGCCGAGGGAAACCCCCACGTGATCCTCTGCGAGCGGGGGATCAGGACCTTTGAGACCGCCACCCGCAACACCCTGGACCTGGCGGTGGTTCCCCTCATCCGGGAGATGTCCCACCTGCCGGTCATGGTGGACCCTTCCCACGCCACGGGAAAGCGGAGCCTCGTGGCCCCCATGGCCAAGGCGGCACTGGTGGCCGGAGCCCACGGCGTCCTGATTGAAGTCCATCCGGAGCCGGACAAGGCCCTCTCCGACGGTCCCCAATCCCTGACCTTCCACGGCTTTGATCTGCTCATGGAGGAAATCAGGCGCCTGAACGCATTCCTCGGGGTCGACGACGGTGGAGAAAAAGCCCCTTGA
- the groES gene encoding co-chaperone GroES, with the protein MKLRPLQDRILVKRIEEEQVTAGGIFIPDTAKEKPQRGEIVAVGNGKKTEDGKVIPIDLKVGDKVLFGKYAGTDIKVEGEDFLIMREDDILGVIE; encoded by the coding sequence ATGAAACTCAGACCGTTGCAGGACCGCATCCTCGTGAAGAGAATCGAGGAGGAGCAAGTTACCGCCGGAGGGATCTTCATCCCCGACACCGCCAAGGAGAAGCCCCAGCGCGGCGAGATCGTGGCCGTCGGCAATGGCAAGAAGACCGAAGACGGCAAGGTGATCCCCATCGACCTGAAGGTGGGCGACAAGGTGCTCTTCGGCAAGTACGCCGGCACCGACATCAAGGTCGAGGGCGAAGACTTCCTGATTATGAGGGAAGACGACATCCTCGGCGTCATCGAATAG
- the groL gene encoding chaperonin GroEL (60 kDa chaperone family; promotes refolding of misfolded polypeptides especially under stressful conditions; forms two stacked rings of heptamers to form a barrel-shaped 14mer; ends can be capped by GroES; misfolded proteins enter the barrel where they are refolded when GroES binds) yields MAKIIKFDQEGRNAILKGVNTLADAVKVTLGPKGRNVIIEKSFGSPLITKDGVTVAKEIELEDKFENMGAQLVKEVASKTSDVAGDGTTTATVLAQAIYRQGSKLVAAGHNPMEIKRGIDSAVETIVAELQKISKPIKDHKEIAQVGTISANNDKTIGGIIAEAMEKVGKEGVITVEEAKAMETSLETVEGMQFDRGYLSPYFVTDPERMEASLENANILIHDKKISNMKDLLPILEQTAKSGRPLLIIAEDIEGEALATLVVNKLRGVLNICAVKAPGFGDRRKAMLEDIAVLTGGKVISEELGFKLENATFDMLGTAKRVTIDKDNTTIIDGDGSEADIQGRVKQIRAQIEETSSDYDREKLQERLAKLVGGVAVIKVGAATETEMKEKKARVEDALHATRAAVDEGIVPGGGVAYIRSLGALEGISLPAEQQFGVTLIKRALEEPIRQIAQNAGVDGSIVVDKVKNGKDAFGFNAADDEYVDMIAAGIIDPTKVSRSALQNAASVAGLMLTTEAMIADKPKEEAAMPAMPGGMGGMGGMGGMM; encoded by the coding sequence ATGGCAAAGATTATCAAGTTCGATCAGGAAGGGCGCAACGCCATCCTGAAAGGTGTCAATACTCTTGCTGACGCGGTCAAGGTGACCCTCGGCCCCAAGGGACGCAACGTCATCATCGAGAAGTCGTTCGGCTCCCCGCTCATCACCAAGGACGGCGTCACCGTTGCCAAGGAAATTGAGCTGGAGGACAAGTTCGAGAACATGGGCGCCCAGCTGGTGAAGGAAGTCGCCTCCAAGACCTCCGACGTTGCCGGCGACGGCACCACCACCGCCACGGTTCTCGCCCAGGCCATCTACCGCCAGGGCTCCAAGCTGGTGGCCGCCGGCCACAACCCCATGGAGATCAAGCGCGGCATCGACAGCGCCGTTGAGACCATCGTGGCCGAGCTCCAGAAGATATCCAAGCCGATCAAGGACCACAAGGAGATCGCCCAGGTCGGCACCATCTCCGCCAACAACGACAAGACCATCGGCGGCATCATCGCCGAGGCCATGGAGAAGGTCGGCAAGGAAGGGGTCATCACCGTCGAGGAGGCCAAGGCCATGGAAACCAGCCTTGAGACCGTCGAGGGGATGCAGTTCGACCGCGGCTACCTCTCCCCCTACTTCGTAACCGATCCGGAGCGCATGGAAGCTTCCCTCGAGAACGCCAACATCCTGATCCACGACAAGAAGATCTCCAACATGAAGGACCTGCTCCCGATCCTTGAGCAGACCGCCAAGAGCGGCCGTCCGCTGCTGATCATCGCCGAGGACATCGAGGGCGAGGCTCTGGCCACCCTGGTTGTCAACAAGCTGCGCGGCGTCCTCAACATCTGCGCCGTGAAGGCTCCGGGCTTCGGCGACCGCCGCAAGGCCATGCTGGAAGACATCGCCGTTCTCACCGGCGGCAAGGTGATTTCCGAAGAGCTCGGCTTCAAGCTCGAGAACGCCACCTTCGACATGCTCGGCACTGCCAAGCGGGTCACCATCGACAAGGACAACACCACCATTATTGACGGCGACGGTTCTGAAGCCGATATCCAGGGCCGCGTGAAGCAGATTCGTGCCCAGATCGAAGAAACCAGCAGCGACTATGACCGCGAGAAGCTCCAGGAGCGCCTGGCCAAGCTCGTGGGCGGCGTTGCCGTCATCAAGGTCGGTGCCGCCACCGAAACCGAGATGAAAGAGAAGAAGGCACGGGTCGAGGACGCCCTCCACGCCACCCGCGCAGCCGTTGACGAAGGGATCGTCCCCGGCGGCGGCGTTGCCTATATCCGTTCCCTCGGCGCCCTTGAAGGTATCAGCCTCCCGGCAGAGCAGCAGTTTGGCGTTACCCTCATCAAGCGCGCCCTTGAGGAGCCGATTCGCCAGATCGCCCAGAACGCCGGCGTTGACGGCTCCATCGTCGTCGATAAGGTGAAGAACGGCAAAGACGCCTTTGGCTTCAACGCTGCCGATGACGAGTACGTGGACATGATCGCGGCCGGCATCATCGACCCGACCAAGGTTTCCCGTTCGGCCCTGCAGAATGCCGCTTCCGTGGCCGGCCTCATGCTGACCACCGAGGCCATGATTGCCGACAAGCCGAAGGAAGAGGCTGCCATGCCGGCAATGCCCGGCGGCATGGGCGGAATGGGTGGCATGGGCGGCATGATGTAA